The following proteins are co-located in the Streptomyces sp. DT2A-34 genome:
- a CDS encoding CHAT domain-containing protein, whose protein sequence is MYDDVRLVVENFESSADVGALLAAALPPPSQCPPHLLPHLAQAYWLRYRAQSGFDGLIDREFWASLVGGDADPVVAAVTAAEQYRELVEARVDFLECQDPESLVDFVNAYTALLDAVDDERMKAALIVDQCALLLMLDEYHGTSDYAEKVLNALDWVLDRTPDADPQRARRLVDRARAQVNAGRRRGQVLADYRAAAQLALRERPVWRDVVVELAQYESDLYANGAAPIHLAGAFVTCRDLADALERDFGNTVTLSALAQLEHEVSSRIGPDVARFLRTCHRDPSALQAQRDKVTALLRQNIGPGVLVERRDQAWLLAIGLPLDHEDRLDALLDLYHQHIDLWELGGDTAAIGLAYDTVFEAMLTSSPDDARRAELLTALAHAAATLSVQTGSPEDATVAVAAARALLEMPARDEGQRALWLATLASALVEQFQRGANPAAGQEAVTVAEEAVALTAPGDENLPLRWSGLSTAALQVAESGDHALFARAVEAGAQAVAAIPEDDVRRIGMLFNYAAAVQTQAVATDVTDAEPFREAERAYRAALALLSPDHPDNPRIESTIADLLYHRYQQCGDLEALEDSLDLAEKAVRETPRDHHWWPLRAFVLARSAGALATFGGPRTDELRQQAIAHYRAVGTHPAATAQHRMLCERGQAAILVEADPATMLNALERVIAAIPATISRALPRSQRLRAVRQLDGLADRVVDAGTRSGELDRALELLEQCRAVLFGDAWGIRRGWAKLVEIRPELADKLSQVEKDLANADFYSDLTFQIEVEYRGRTSTRDWDPRPQAVERIRRLAARRDGLIQTARAVRGLENLLMPPDLELLRERLIGHTAVIVSAAGTALVVPGDYLRPVEAVPLRQMTASTARAQLRKLRAALADVKAPGCSFDRREQAQLDLHAVLEWLWDTTAGPVLDRVADSRLWWCPVGVMAGLPLHAAGRHRDRAGLTVFDRVVASYTPSLTALADTVHTPPPQHPRPTALVVGVGECEGVPTLPSARDEAEAVAALLPGSTVLMDSAASADAIKEGLHDHAIAHFACHGRAVSSAGHPDLGGLMLNDGMFVPSFVRDLRTTQAQLAFLSACDTASPDPALLDEPLNLASAFHLAGFRGVIGTLWHTADSAETAVAVYEALTAHGTRPADTAQAATALTETSRRMRGAYPAVPTRWAAHVHVGD, encoded by the coding sequence GTGTACGACGATGTCCGGTTGGTGGTCGAGAACTTCGAGTCTTCCGCTGACGTCGGCGCACTCCTCGCCGCCGCCCTCCCACCGCCATCGCAGTGCCCGCCGCACCTGCTGCCGCACCTCGCACAGGCGTACTGGCTCCGCTACCGCGCGCAGAGCGGGTTCGACGGCTTGATCGACCGGGAGTTCTGGGCGTCCCTCGTGGGCGGGGACGCCGATCCCGTGGTCGCCGCCGTCACCGCCGCGGAGCAGTACCGGGAGCTGGTGGAGGCACGGGTGGATTTCCTTGAATGCCAGGACCCCGAGTCGCTCGTCGACTTCGTGAACGCCTACACCGCGTTGCTGGACGCGGTGGACGACGAGCGGATGAAGGCCGCGCTCATCGTCGACCAGTGCGCCTTGCTGCTCATGCTCGACGAGTACCACGGCACGAGCGACTACGCCGAGAAGGTCCTCAACGCGCTGGACTGGGTGCTGGACCGCACGCCCGACGCCGACCCGCAACGAGCCCGCCGGCTGGTCGATCGCGCCCGCGCTCAAGTGAACGCGGGCAGGCGACGAGGTCAGGTGCTCGCCGACTACCGGGCCGCCGCCCAGCTGGCACTGCGCGAACGCCCGGTGTGGCGCGATGTCGTGGTCGAGCTCGCTCAGTACGAGTCCGACCTCTACGCGAACGGCGCCGCGCCGATCCATCTGGCAGGCGCGTTCGTCACCTGCCGCGACCTCGCCGACGCGCTGGAGCGGGATTTCGGCAACACGGTGACCCTGTCCGCGCTCGCCCAGCTCGAACATGAGGTCAGCAGCCGCATCGGGCCGGACGTGGCGCGGTTCCTGCGGACTTGCCACCGCGATCCCAGCGCTCTGCAGGCGCAGCGCGACAAGGTCACGGCCCTGCTGCGGCAGAACATCGGGCCCGGCGTACTGGTGGAACGGCGAGACCAGGCGTGGTTGCTCGCCATCGGGCTGCCGCTCGACCACGAGGACAGGCTGGACGCGCTGCTGGACCTCTATCACCAGCACATCGACCTCTGGGAGCTCGGCGGGGACACCGCGGCGATCGGGCTCGCCTACGACACGGTCTTCGAAGCGATGCTCACCTCCTCACCCGACGACGCACGCAGAGCCGAGCTGTTGACGGCGCTCGCCCATGCCGCGGCGACCCTCTCCGTGCAGACCGGCTCCCCCGAGGACGCGACGGTCGCGGTCGCCGCGGCACGCGCCCTGCTGGAGATGCCTGCCCGCGACGAGGGGCAGCGAGCACTGTGGCTCGCCACCCTGGCATCCGCGCTGGTCGAGCAGTTCCAACGCGGCGCCAACCCGGCGGCCGGCCAGGAGGCCGTCACCGTCGCGGAGGAGGCCGTCGCGCTGACCGCACCAGGCGACGAGAACCTCCCGTTGCGCTGGTCGGGATTGTCCACCGCGGCGCTGCAGGTGGCCGAGTCCGGCGACCATGCTCTGTTCGCCCGGGCCGTCGAGGCGGGCGCGCAGGCAGTGGCCGCCATTCCCGAGGACGACGTACGCCGTATCGGAATGCTCTTCAACTACGCCGCCGCCGTGCAGACGCAGGCGGTCGCGACCGACGTCACGGACGCCGAGCCGTTTCGCGAGGCCGAACGCGCCTACCGCGCCGCGCTCGCACTGCTGTCTCCCGACCACCCCGACAACCCGCGCATCGAAAGCACGATCGCCGACCTGCTCTACCACCGGTACCAGCAGTGCGGCGACCTGGAAGCACTGGAGGACTCGCTCGACCTCGCCGAGAAAGCCGTTCGCGAGACGCCCCGGGACCACCACTGGTGGCCGTTGCGAGCGTTCGTACTCGCGCGCTCGGCTGGAGCGCTCGCGACGTTCGGCGGACCGCGCACCGACGAGTTGCGCCAACAGGCGATCGCCCACTACCGGGCGGTCGGCACGCACCCGGCCGCCACCGCGCAGCACCGGATGCTGTGCGAGCGGGGGCAGGCCGCCATACTCGTCGAGGCGGACCCGGCGACGATGCTGAACGCGCTGGAACGCGTGATCGCAGCCATTCCCGCGACGATCAGCCGGGCGCTGCCGCGAAGTCAGCGGCTGCGGGCCGTGCGGCAGTTGGACGGCCTCGCCGACCGTGTGGTGGACGCCGGCACGCGGTCCGGCGAGTTGGACAGGGCGTTGGAGCTGCTCGAACAGTGCCGGGCCGTGCTGTTCGGCGATGCGTGGGGAATCCGTCGCGGCTGGGCGAAGCTGGTCGAGATCCGGCCGGAGCTCGCCGACAAGCTCAGCCAAGTTGAGAAGGATCTCGCCAACGCCGACTTCTACTCCGACCTGACCTTCCAGATCGAGGTGGAATACCGCGGCCGGACCTCCACCAGGGACTGGGATCCGCGACCGCAGGCCGTGGAACGGATCAGGCGGCTAGCGGCGCGGCGGGACGGACTGATCCAGACTGCGCGGGCCGTGCGGGGGCTTGAGAACCTGCTGATGCCGCCGGACCTTGAGCTGCTGCGCGAGCGCCTGATCGGGCACACCGCGGTGATCGTCAGCGCGGCGGGCACCGCGCTCGTCGTTCCCGGTGACTACTTGCGGCCCGTCGAGGCCGTGCCGTTGCGACAGATGACCGCAAGCACAGCACGCGCCCAGCTCAGGAAGCTGCGGGCGGCGCTCGCTGACGTGAAGGCCCCTGGCTGCTCGTTCGACCGGCGCGAGCAGGCACAGCTGGACCTGCACGCCGTGCTGGAGTGGTTGTGGGACACCACGGCCGGGCCGGTACTGGACCGGGTCGCGGACTCGCGGCTGTGGTGGTGCCCGGTCGGCGTCATGGCAGGGCTGCCGCTGCACGCGGCAGGCAGGCACCGCGACCGCGCAGGGCTGACCGTCTTCGACCGCGTTGTCGCTTCGTACACGCCGTCGCTCACCGCGCTCGCCGACACCGTCCACACGCCCCCTCCGCAGCACCCCCGGCCCACCGCGCTCGTCGTCGGCGTCGGCGAGTGTGAAGGCGTGCCCACGCTGCCGAGCGCCCGCGACGAGGCCGAGGCGGTGGCCGCGCTGCTGCCCGGCTCTACTGTGCTCATGGACTCCGCCGCCTCCGCTGACGCCATCAAGGAAGGCCTGCACGACCATGCGATCGCCCACTTCGCCTGCCACGGCCGTGCGGTCAGCTCCGCCGGGCACCCCGACCTCGGCGGGCTGATGCTCAACGACGGGATGTTCGTGCCGTCGTTCGTGCGCGACTTGCGCACCACGCAAGCGCAGCTCGCGTTCCTGTCCGCGTGCGACACAGCCAGTCCCGACCCGGCGCTGCTGGACGAGCCGCTGAACCTGGCATCGGCGTTCCACCTCGCCGGCTTCCGCGGCGTCATCGGCACGCTGTGGCACACCGCGGACAGCGCCGAGACCGCCGTGGCGGTGTACGAGGCGCTCACCGCGCACGGCACCCGGCCCGCCGACACCGCCCAGGCGGCCACAGCGCTCACCGAGACCTCACGTCGCATGAGGGGCGCCTACCCGGCCGTGCCGACGCGGTGGGCCGCGCACGTGCACGTCGGCGACTGA
- a CDS encoding putative immunity protein, translated as MILPKVRDPRFVTIRRGGTLTDADHRLLALWAASCAEHVLGLFESAQPGDPRPRQAIEHARAWVRGEVKMMQARAAGGHAMGAARDLSGAARHAAYAAGQAGAVAHVAAHELGAAAYAIKAARAAAPEGESEAAGRLECQWQRDQLPEAIRELVLDDQRLRNDICWSVFDC; from the coding sequence ATGATCCTCCCGAAGGTCCGGGACCCTCGCTTCGTGACGATCCGCCGTGGTGGAACTCTCACTGATGCGGATCACCGTCTGCTCGCTCTATGGGCTGCCTCGTGTGCAGAGCACGTCCTCGGCCTCTTCGAGTCGGCCCAGCCTGGGGACCCGCGACCGCGCCAGGCGATCGAGCATGCCCGGGCCTGGGTGCGTGGCGAGGTCAAGATGATGCAGGCTCGCGCGGCGGGCGGCCATGCGATGGGGGCAGCCAGAGACCTGAGTGGGGCAGCACGGCATGCCGCGTACGCCGCTGGCCAGGCCGGGGCCGTCGCGCACGTCGCCGCGCACGAGCTCGGCGCGGCCGCCTACGCGATCAAGGCTGCACGTGCAGCGGCACCGGAGGGCGAGAGCGAGGCCGCGGGACGACTCGAGTGCCAGTGGCAGCGCGATCAGCTCCCGGAGGCGATCCGTGAGCTCGTACTTGATGACCAGAGGTTGCGCAACGACATCTGCTGGTCGGTGTTCGACTGTTGA